From the genome of Alphaproteobacteria bacterium, one region includes:
- a CDS encoding tripartite tricarboxylate transporter substrate binding protein: MKRITSFVFAALAVLGFTFVTPGTASAADFPSKPVQLQVPFAPGGGADRTFRLFAPYLAEELGVPVKVTNVAGGGGWVSWSQVVNDWNARRDDHKLAVVNIPHIFSFLNPAMKRTEKLESFNFLAWHSYDPGLWLTRYDDERFKDLDDVLAYAQKQPIIVAPGSFGSDDHIGVAFAQQAVPGFKAKFVTSRGDNSKIQLALGKHVDLIAANVGFFIPSIEEKKLRPIAVLHPTRWDLLPDVPTFEEITGKRNITYAGRTLATANGLEDEKRAVYLAAIKRAIANPEYMAKEAANKNHLMFAEGDEMWTLLREGQKVAEQAAYWEQEGVQ; the protein is encoded by the coding sequence ATGAAACGCATTACATCATTTGTCTTCGCGGCACTGGCCGTGCTCGGGTTCACATTCGTGACTCCCGGCACTGCATCCGCCGCGGATTTCCCGAGCAAACCCGTCCAGCTCCAGGTGCCCTTCGCACCGGGTGGCGGCGCGGACCGGACGTTCCGGTTGTTTGCTCCCTATCTCGCCGAAGAACTCGGTGTGCCGGTGAAAGTCACCAACGTCGCCGGCGGCGGCGGTTGGGTCTCGTGGAGCCAGGTCGTCAACGACTGGAACGCGCGGCGCGATGATCACAAGCTGGCCGTCGTCAACATTCCGCACATCTTCTCGTTCCTGAATCCGGCCATGAAGCGTACAGAGAAGCTGGAATCCTTCAACTTCCTGGCCTGGCACTCCTATGATCCGGGCCTGTGGCTGACACGCTACGATGACGAACGTTTCAAGGATCTGGACGACGTCCTCGCTTATGCTCAGAAGCAGCCGATCATCGTTGCCCCGGGCAGCTTCGGCAGTGATGACCATATCGGTGTGGCATTCGCACAGCAGGCCGTTCCGGGCTTCAAGGCGAAGTTCGTGACCAGCCGTGGCGACAACTCCAAGATTCAGCTCGCGCTGGGCAAGCATGTCGACCTGATCGCCGCCAACGTCGGCTTCTTCATTCCCTCAATCGAGGAAAAGAAGCTGCGGCCGATCGCCGTCCTGCATCCGACCCGCTGGGACCTGCTGCCCGACGTCCCGACGTTCGAGGAGATCACCGGCAAACGCAACATCACCTATGCCGGTCGTACGCTGGCGACTGCCAACGGTCTCGAAGACGAGAAGCGTGCGGTCTATCTCGCCGCCATCAAGCGGGCGATCGCCAACCCCGAGTATATGGCCAAGGAAGCCGCCAACAAGAACCATCTCATGTTCGCCGAAGGCGACGAGATGTGGACGCTCCTGCGTGAAGGTCAGAAGGTTGCCGAGCAGGCTGCCTACTGGGAACAGGAAGGCGTCCAGTAA
- a CDS encoding cupin domain-containing protein produces the protein MPRDIRRVITGHDENGNSIVTIDETMTPDLGHVLTPEGQPNVRLSDVWVSSNVPDSNVGNADTVGDKVTLEPPAGGAVFRTLEVPPDSQRNFDTMKKYFEQMGAGKRLDGQKHPGMHKTRSVDYLIVISGEIWLILDDEEVCLKAGDTCVQRGTLHAWSNRTEEPCLLAGILLDAEPLA, from the coding sequence ATGCCGCGCGATATTCGCCGGGTCATTACCGGCCATGACGAGAATGGAAACTCGATCGTGACGATCGACGAAACCATGACCCCGGACCTGGGCCATGTGCTGACCCCGGAGGGTCAGCCGAATGTCCGGCTGTCCGACGTCTGGGTATCGAGCAATGTCCCCGACAGCAATGTCGGCAACGCCGACACCGTCGGCGACAAGGTCACGCTCGAACCCCCGGCCGGCGGCGCGGTGTTCCGCACCCTCGAGGTGCCGCCGGACTCCCAGCGCAACTTCGACACCATGAAAAAATATTTCGAGCAGATGGGCGCCGGAAAACGTCTCGACGGGCAGAAACACCCCGGTATGCACAAGACCCGGTCGGTCGATTATCTGATCGTCATTTCAGGGGAAATCTGGCTGATTCTCGATGATGAAGAAGTCTGCCTGAAAGCCGGGGACACCTGCGTCCAGCGCGGCACCCTGCATGCCTGGTCGAACCGGACGGAGGAGCCCTGCCTGCTCGCCGGCATCCTGCTCGACGCCGAGCCTCTCGCTTGA
- a CDS encoding fumarylacetoacetate hydrolase family protein produces the protein MTYSTSGATRVGAFIDNDDMIVDLAAAAQRVSPGGDISVFSSMLALIDGGPASLDLARRLCEADVEEALLERMAVRLEAPLPNPRRLRDCACFLQHLRNAREIRHTRLAARTDDPEAALERYRAAGALDVPPEWVAAPVYLNSNHLSVIGPEDVAIWPHEARRMDYELEWAMITGRSGSNIPASGAADHIFGYTIFNDISARDIQAVEIRSGAGMGGPGKDFDAGNVFGPCIVTADEITDPYNLEMCARINGKEWSRGNSSMMDHRFERVLEHLSLNQTIHAGEVFGSGTVPTGCGLEHNRYLEDGDVIELDVESLGVLTTRIVKPADWRDRKNPDKN, from the coding sequence GTGACATATTCCACATCCGGTGCCACCCGCGTCGGGGCCTTCATCGACAACGACGACATGATTGTCGATCTCGCCGCGGCCGCGCAGCGCGTGTCTCCCGGCGGCGACATCTCGGTCTTCTCATCGATGCTCGCGTTGATTGACGGCGGGCCGGCGTCTCTGGATCTGGCGCGACGCCTTTGCGAGGCCGATGTCGAGGAGGCACTGCTTGAACGCATGGCGGTGCGCCTCGAAGCGCCGCTGCCCAACCCGCGTCGCCTGCGCGACTGCGCCTGTTTCCTGCAGCATCTGCGCAACGCCCGCGAAATCCGCCACACCCGTCTGGCGGCCCGCACCGACGACCCCGAGGCGGCCCTCGAACGCTACCGCGCTGCCGGCGCGCTCGATGTGCCTCCCGAATGGGTCGCCGCACCCGTCTATCTCAACAGCAATCACCTGAGCGTCATAGGTCCCGAGGACGTGGCAATCTGGCCTCATGAGGCGCGGCGGATGGACTATGAGCTCGAATGGGCCATGATCACCGGCCGCAGCGGATCGAACATCCCGGCCAGTGGCGCGGCCGACCATATTTTTGGCTACACGATCTTCAACGACATCAGCGCGCGCGACATCCAGGCGGTCGAGATCAGGAGCGGTGCCGGCATGGGCGGGCCCGGCAAGGATTTCGACGCCGGCAACGTCTTCGGCCCCTGTATCGTCACCGCCGACGAGATCACAGACCCCTACAATCTGGAAATGTGCGCCCGGATCAACGGCAAAGAATGGAGCCGCGGCAATTCGTCGATGATGGACCACCGTTTCGAACGCGTGCTCGAACATCTCAGCCTCAACCAGACGATCCATGCCGGCGAAGTCTTCGGCTCGGGAACGGTGCCGACCGGTTGCGGGCTCGAACATAACCGATATCTGGAGGACGGCGATGTGATCGAACTCGACGTGGAGTCCCTCGGTGTGCTGACCACCCGGATCGTCAAACCCGCCGACTGGCGCGACCGCAAGAACCCCGACAAGAACTGA
- a CDS encoding NAD-glutamate dehydrogenase: MATRSDTRKKNLVSKAAQLARKRLGSEAGAACADFLRAYYANVPPADIAEMDAETLYAAAQSYLQFAQKRLPGEPLIRVFNPRQDDHGWHGSHTVIEIVTEDMPFLVDSVTAELNYQGLTVHLVIHPIFQVTRTAAGTMKDCVARTADGTGAESFMHFEVNELTDPKTLANLTGRLEQVLQDVSASVEDWQSMHGQVAGILADLEARPPKIAKAEIEETRAFMEWMLDNHFTFLGYREYDHVGTGAKQKLKAQPGGLGLLRDAGREIFENWADDAPLPEEVRSFIRQPHLVMITKANQRATVHRRVHMDVVGVKKFDESGKVTGERMIVGLFTSGAYSLSPSRIPILRRKITTAIEGAGFPPSSHDSKALAHILETYPRDELLQIDDDLLLEHALGILHLQERQRTALFVREDPFQRYITALVFVPSDHFDTELREKLARILEDSFDGSCVAFFPDFGTDSVLARILFVIKTGADRIPPYRIEEIEAALREATRSWEDRLRDALVETRGEEVGLVMHQRYGNAFTAAYRDRYLPDAAVGDIASIDAARISEKLQLNLYRPDGDEAQTVHLKLYHATRALPLSDVIPMLENMGLKVIGEEPFEVEYQYGDGAGTVWVHDFQMESRSGADIDLATVRESFHEGFARVFDGSIADDGFNKLILGAGLEWREILVLRAYCKFLLQSRIAYSQTYMEETLANNPGLARVIVEQFMARFDPAVAGTPASARRVKKLTKDLADGLDAVSNLDEDRIIRRFANAVDVTLRTNFFTTAEDGGFKPYASFKIDSANVDELPEPRPKKEIFVYSPRMEGCHLRGGDVARGGIRWSDRREDFRTEILGLQKAQMVKNSVIVPVGAKGGFVCKNLPVPTGDPQADRAATQEEVIACYSTLIRGLLDVTDNLVGGKLVPPETVVRYDADDPYLVVAADKGTATFSDIANGLSQEYGFWLGDAFASGGSVGYDHKKMGITAKGAWESVKRHFREIGHDTQAQDFTTVGVGDMSGDVFGNGMLLSKHIKLVAAFNHMHIFIDPNPDPAKSFAERKRLFALPRSSWTDYETKLISKGGGIFERSAKSIKLSAEIKRLLGVARDQMPPNELIRALLVAEIDLLWFGGIGTYIKATSESQADADDRSNDAVRVDAKTLRCKVIGEGANLGVTQRGRIEYARTGGRINTDFIDNSAGVDCSDHEVNIKIALDDVVSGGDMNLKQRDALLVEMTDEVSDLVLNDNYLQTQAISQAERRAPELLESQWRVMRSLERRGLLDRPIEHLPDDERMADLQADGLGLTRPEYAVLFSHAKIALYGDLLPTDVPDDAYLVKDLARYFPRPLRKRFETQVTRHRLRREIVATYVTNSLINRVGAAFVHDLTERSGASADDVARAYVIARDVFDLRPLWRDIEALDLKVTADTQNEMAHELEELVERLTIWFLSHARRPLDISATIERYAPGIRELAKKLPDIVAAEDRQSIDRHIERLTGGGVPAALAQRIASLDILAAGGDVVRIARDSGVPVLDTGRVYFELGARLGIDWVRHASKEIAPESEWEKIAIDSIVDDSYRHQSALTNRVLDVAGGGKLGAKVAAGVIETWIGSRNGAVERTCQLLDDMRAGETVDLAMLSVANGQLRNLLAG, encoded by the coding sequence ATGGCGACGCGCAGCGATACGCGGAAGAAAAATCTGGTCAGCAAGGCGGCCCAACTCGCCAGGAAACGCCTCGGCAGCGAAGCCGGCGCGGCCTGCGCGGATTTTCTGCGCGCCTACTACGCCAATGTGCCCCCGGCCGATATCGCCGAGATGGACGCGGAAACGCTCTATGCCGCCGCGCAGTCATATCTTCAATTCGCGCAGAAGCGATTGCCGGGCGAACCGCTGATCCGCGTGTTCAATCCGCGCCAGGACGACCATGGCTGGCATGGCTCGCACACGGTGATCGAAATTGTGACGGAGGACATGCCGTTCCTTGTCGATTCCGTCACTGCCGAGCTGAATTATCAGGGCCTGACGGTACATCTGGTGATCCACCCGATCTTCCAGGTGACACGCACGGCGGCGGGTACGATGAAGGATTGTGTCGCGCGCACAGCCGACGGGACCGGCGCCGAAAGCTTCATGCATTTCGAAGTCAACGAGTTGACCGACCCCAAGACGCTGGCCAACCTCACCGGACGGCTTGAGCAGGTGCTGCAGGATGTCAGCGCGTCCGTCGAAGACTGGCAATCCATGCACGGCCAGGTGGCCGGCATTCTGGCCGACCTCGAAGCCCGACCGCCGAAGATTGCCAAGGCCGAGATCGAGGAGACCCGCGCCTTCATGGAATGGATGCTCGACAATCATTTCACCTTCCTGGGTTATCGCGAATACGACCATGTGGGTACGGGCGCGAAGCAGAAACTGAAGGCGCAACCGGGAGGTCTCGGTCTGTTGCGCGATGCCGGACGGGAGATATTCGAGAACTGGGCCGACGATGCGCCGCTTCCCGAGGAGGTACGGTCGTTCATTCGCCAGCCTCATCTGGTGATGATCACCAAGGCGAACCAGCGCGCGACGGTACATCGGCGCGTGCATATGGATGTGGTTGGCGTGAAGAAGTTCGATGAATCCGGCAAGGTGACGGGCGAACGGATGATCGTCGGCCTGTTCACGTCCGGCGCCTACAGTCTTTCCCCGTCGCGCATCCCCATATTGCGGCGGAAGATAACGACGGCGATCGAGGGTGCCGGCTTCCCGCCGTCGAGCCATGATTCCAAGGCGCTCGCCCACATCCTCGAAACCTATCCGCGCGACGAGTTGCTGCAGATCGACGATGACCTGCTACTGGAACATGCGCTGGGCATTCTGCATCTGCAGGAGCGTCAGCGCACGGCGCTGTTCGTCCGCGAGGATCCGTTCCAGCGTTACATCACCGCGCTTGTGTTTGTGCCGAGCGACCATTTCGATACCGAACTGCGCGAGAAACTCGCCAGGATTCTGGAAGATTCTTTCGACGGAAGCTGCGTCGCATTCTTCCCGGATTTCGGCACGGATTCGGTCCTCGCGCGCATCCTTTTTGTCATCAAAACGGGCGCGGACCGAATTCCGCCGTACCGGATTGAAGAGATCGAGGCGGCGTTGCGCGAGGCGACACGTTCCTGGGAAGACCGTTTGCGTGACGCGCTGGTCGAGACACGCGGCGAAGAGGTTGGCCTGGTCATGCATCAACGCTACGGGAATGCCTTCACCGCGGCCTATCGCGACCGCTATCTTCCCGACGCGGCCGTCGGCGATATCGCTTCAATCGACGCGGCGCGGATTTCGGAGAAATTGCAACTGAACCTGTATCGTCCCGACGGCGATGAGGCTCAGACGGTGCATCTGAAACTCTATCATGCGACGCGGGCACTGCCCCTGTCCGACGTGATTCCGATGCTCGAGAATATGGGCCTCAAGGTGATCGGAGAGGAACCGTTCGAGGTTGAGTACCAGTATGGCGATGGGGCCGGCACCGTCTGGGTGCACGATTTCCAGATGGAATCGCGGTCCGGCGCCGATATCGATCTTGCGACAGTGCGAGAATCCTTCCACGAAGGTTTTGCCCGGGTCTTCGACGGGTCGATCGCGGATGACGGCTTCAACAAGCTGATTTTGGGTGCCGGCCTGGAATGGCGTGAAATCCTGGTGCTGCGCGCCTATTGCAAGTTCCTTCTGCAGAGCCGGATCGCCTACTCCCAGACCTATATGGAAGAGACGCTTGCCAACAATCCGGGCCTCGCGCGCGTCATCGTCGAACAGTTCATGGCGCGGTTCGATCCGGCTGTCGCCGGGACGCCGGCAAGCGCGCGCCGGGTCAAGAAATTGACCAAGGATCTGGCGGACGGACTCGACGCCGTCTCGAATCTGGACGAAGACCGGATCATCCGCCGGTTTGCCAACGCGGTCGATGTGACCCTGCGTACCAACTTCTTCACCACAGCCGAGGATGGCGGCTTCAAACCCTACGCGTCATTCAAGATCGATAGCGCGAATGTCGATGAACTTCCCGAGCCGCGGCCGAAGAAGGAAATCTTCGTCTACAGTCCGCGCATGGAGGGTTGTCACCTGCGTGGCGGCGATGTCGCGCGCGGCGGCATCCGCTGGTCGGACCGGCGCGAGGATTTCCGCACGGAAATCCTGGGGCTGCAGAAGGCCCAGATGGTCAAGAATTCGGTGATCGTACCCGTCGGCGCCAAGGGCGGCTTCGTGTGCAAGAACCTGCCGGTGCCGACCGGTGACCCCCAGGCGGACCGCGCGGCGACACAGGAAGAGGTGATTGCCTGCTACAGCACATTGATTCGCGGTTTGCTGGATGTGACCGACAATCTGGTTGGCGGCAAACTCGTGCCGCCCGAGACCGTCGTGCGCTACGATGCGGACGACCCGTATCTGGTGGTGGCTGCGGACAAGGGCACGGCGACTTTTTCCGACATCGCCAATGGTTTGAGCCAGGAATATGGCTTCTGGCTGGGTGACGCCTTCGCGTCGGGCGGGTCGGTCGGGTACGACCACAAAAAAATGGGCATCACGGCCAAGGGCGCGTGGGAATCGGTCAAACGCCATTTCCGCGAGATCGGACATGACACCCAAGCGCAGGATTTCACCACGGTCGGCGTCGGCGATATGTCGGGTGATGTGTTTGGCAACGGGATGCTGCTGTCGAAGCACATCAAGCTGGTTGCCGCGTTCAACCATATGCACATCTTCATCGATCCGAACCCGGACCCGGCAAAGAGTTTCGCCGAGCGCAAGCGCCTGTTCGCGCTCCCGCGGTCGAGCTGGACCGACTATGAGACGAAGCTGATCTCGAAGGGTGGCGGGATTTTCGAGCGTTCGGCCAAGTCGATCAAGCTCAGCGCCGAGATCAAGCGGTTGCTTGGTGTGGCGCGTGACCAGATGCCCCCGAACGAGCTGATCCGGGCGCTTCTTGTTGCCGAGATCGACCTGCTCTGGTTTGGCGGGATCGGCACCTACATCAAGGCGACAAGCGAAAGCCAGGCCGACGCGGATGACCGGTCGAACGACGCGGTGCGCGTCGATGCGAAGACCCTGCGTTGCAAGGTCATCGGTGAAGGTGCGAACCTGGGCGTGACCCAGCGGGGCCGGATCGAATATGCCCGCACCGGTGGACGAATCAACACCGACTTCATCGACAATTCGGCCGGGGTGGATTGTTCGGATCACGAGGTGAATATCAAGATCGCGCTCGACGATGTGGTGTCGGGCGGTGACATGAACCTGAAGCAGCGCGACGCACTTCTGGTCGAGATGACGGACGAGGTCTCGGACCTGGTCCTGAACGACAATTACCTGCAGACCCAGGCGATTTCCCAGGCGGAGCGCCGCGCTCCCGAACTCCTCGAATCCCAATGGCGGGTGATGCGTTCGCTGGAGCGGCGCGGCCTGCTGGATCGCCCGATCGAGCACCTGCCGGACGATGAACGTATGGCCGATCTCCAGGCTGACGGGCTGGGCCTGACCCGGCCTGAATATGCCGTTCTGTTCTCGCACGCCAAGATCGCGCTCTATGGTGATCTGCTGCCGACCGACGTCCCGGACGATGCCTATCTGGTCAAGGATCTGGCCCGCTATTTCCCGCGCCCCCTGCGCAAGCGTTTCGAGACGCAGGTTACGCGCCATCGTCTGCGTCGGGAAATCGTCGCGACCTATGTGACCAACTCGCTGATCAACCGGGTCGGGGCCGCGTTCGTCCATGACCTGACCGAACGGTCGGGGGCGTCCGCCGATGATGTCGCAAGAGCCTATGTCATCGCGCGGGATGTCTTCGACCTGCGTCCATTGTGGCGCGACATCGAGGCGCTCGACCTCAAGGTGACAGCCGACACGCAGAACGAGATGGCTCATGAGCTGGAGGAGCTGGTCGAGCGGTTGACGATCTGGTTCCTGTCCCATGCCCGGCGGCCGCTCGATATCTCGGCGACGATCGAGCGCTATGCGCCCGGAATTCGCGAGCTGGCGAAGAAGCTGCCGGACATCGTGGCGGCGGAGGACCGGCAAAGCATCGACCGTCATATCGAACGGCTCACCGGCGGGGGTGTTCCCGCCGCGCTGGCGCAACGGATTGCGAGCCTGGACATCCTCGCGGCGGGTGGCGATGTTGTCCGTATCGCCCGGGATTCCGGCGTGCCCGTGCTGGATACGGGCCGGGTTTACTTCGAACTCGGCGCCCGGCTCGGGATCGATTGGGTGCGCCACGCATCCAAGGAGATTGCGCCGGAGAGCGAGTGGGAAAAGATCGCGATCGATTCCATTGTGGATGACAGCTATCGCCATCAATCGGCACTGACCAACCGGGTCCTCGATGTCGCCGGCGGCGGCAAGCTCGGCGCGAAGGTCGCGGCCGGGGTGATCGAGACCTGGATCGGATCGCGCAACGGCGCGGTGGAACGCACCTGTCAGCTTCTGGATGACATGCGCGCCGGTGAAACCGTCGACCTGGCGATGCTTTCGGTCGCCAACGGGCAATTGCGAAATCTGCTTGCCGGGTAA
- a CDS encoding DMT family transporter, with the protein MSRYFNPTASNLAIVAALAACLSTALGGSGFVAMRFLVTETDPVTVAFLRNVIAAVILTAIALVIVRRWPSPRDILILGFMGAIFFGVLQFIFANALTYTTSSRGALAYMTAPFLTLLIAAVFGIERPTRQKFAGILLATLGIVVALGQSAGAPPDAWIGDGLVLIGALITSVYGVWSNRWLRRHPPLVAVVSGVVPGSAFLYVVALATDAPAFTPELSRMGWMAIAYLGVGPAAISYTLWLWALRHTTPTLVAVALPMNPLMALFWGALLLGEQITLAILIGFALVIAGIAVANWPKKSGAEPV; encoded by the coding sequence GTGAGCCGATACTTCAATCCTACCGCCAGCAATCTGGCGATTGTCGCGGCGCTCGCCGCGTGCCTGTCGACGGCATTGGGCGGCTCGGGGTTTGTCGCCATGCGGTTCCTCGTGACCGAGACCGATCCGGTGACCGTTGCCTTTCTGCGCAATGTCATCGCGGCGGTCATCCTGACGGCGATTGCATTGGTGATCGTCCGGCGCTGGCCGTCGCCGCGCGATATACTGATCCTCGGTTTCATGGGGGCGATTTTCTTCGGGGTCCTGCAATTCATCTTTGCCAATGCGCTGACCTACACCACCTCGTCGCGTGGTGCGCTGGCCTATATGACCGCACCATTCCTGACACTCCTGATCGCGGCGGTGTTCGGGATCGAGCGACCGACGCGCCAGAAGTTCGCCGGAATCCTGCTGGCGACGCTGGGTATCGTCGTCGCACTCGGGCAGAGCGCGGGGGCGCCGCCGGATGCATGGATCGGCGACGGGCTTGTACTTATCGGCGCTTTGATTACGTCGGTGTATGGCGTCTGGTCGAACCGTTGGCTCCGGCGCCATCCGCCCCTGGTCGCGGTGGTGTCGGGGGTCGTGCCTGGTTCGGCGTTTCTCTACGTGGTTGCGCTGGCGACGGATGCGCCGGCCTTCACGCCGGAACTCTCGCGCATGGGCTGGATGGCGATCGCCTATCTCGGGGTCGGTCCGGCGGCGATTTCCTATACACTCTGGCTCTGGGCGCTGCGTCACACGACACCGACACTGGTGGCTGTCGCGCTGCCGATGAACCCGCTGATGGCACTGTTCTGGGGGGCGCTGCTTCTGGGTGAGCAGATCACGCTCGCGATTCTCATCGGTTTCGCATTGGTGATCGCCGGAATCGCCGTCGCCAACTGGCCGAAGAAGTCCGGGGCTGAGCCGGTATGA
- a CDS encoding DMT family transporter, which translates to MTGGMAPTHRLALLAAIAAVVAPFAAGTTLGAIRFVAADIDPLTITILRLGIGAAVLLPLALVFARGWPRGREFWIVIGFGVLIFGVGQLLVSASLAYTTAARGGILASTVPFMTLALAAGIRAEQLTWLKVAGVGVATLGVGFALWQDASAIPGGWRGDLLMFASSLMLSIYNVATRRIIRRYPPLIFVICNLLPGAVFLGIVGTLTGTISAASFANVVATQDGILAVLYIGVVGSAFTYFLWLWALRHTSPTRVAIGLTMNPVGALVAAVIVLGETVTFGVWVGLICIVGGILATNWRLQDRDGDGVDGG; encoded by the coding sequence ATGACCGGCGGCATGGCCCCGACCCACAGACTTGCGTTGCTGGCGGCGATCGCCGCCGTGGTCGCGCCGTTTGCGGCAGGAACCACGCTTGGGGCCATTCGGTTCGTCGCCGCCGATATCGACCCGTTGACCATCACCATCCTGCGTTTGGGGATCGGTGCGGCGGTGCTGTTGCCCCTGGCGCTGGTCTTCGCGCGCGGCTGGCCGCGGGGTCGTGAATTCTGGATTGTCATCGGGTTTGGTGTTTTGATTTTCGGTGTCGGCCAACTTCTGGTATCCGCGTCGCTGGCATACACCACGGCTGCACGGGGCGGCATTCTCGCCTCGACCGTGCCGTTCATGACTCTCGCGTTGGCGGCCGGCATTCGGGCCGAGCAACTTACCTGGCTCAAGGTGGCCGGGGTCGGGGTCGCGACCCTGGGTGTGGGGTTCGCACTCTGGCAGGACGCGAGTGCGATACCGGGTGGGTGGCGCGGTGATCTCCTGATGTTTGCCTCGTCACTCATGCTCTCGATCTACAACGTGGCGACACGAAGAATCATTCGCCGCTATCCGCCGTTGATATTTGTGATCTGCAACCTGCTCCCGGGCGCGGTTTTTCTCGGCATTGTCGGAACACTTACAGGGACGATCAGTGCGGCGTCGTTTGCGAATGTTGTCGCGACGCAAGACGGTATTCTGGCCGTGCTTTACATCGGGGTTGTCGGCAGTGCGTTTACCTATTTTCTCTGGCTCTGGGCGCTTCGTCACACGAGCCCGACCCGCGTGGCGATTGGCCTGACCATGAATCCGGTGGGGGCATTGGTCGCGGCGGTGATCGTTCTGGGCGAGACCGTCACCTTCGGTGTGTGGGTGGGCCTGATCTGTATTGTTGGCGGCATACTGGCGACGAACTGGCGCCTGCAGGACCGTGACGGGGATGGGGTCGATGGCGGCTGA
- a CDS encoding MFS transporter: protein MAADSQRNLDRKSVAGWCTYDWANSPFPAIVLTFVIPAYFTQAVVGDPATATTWWAIMTGTAALAIAILSPILGAVADQGRRRKPWLGVFTIIMALGSALLWFVQPVPTDAMLLLVLVGVSIVAFELSMVFYNALLPTLVPQNWLGRISGWAWGLGYFGGVGGLLLVLFGFVLADPLPFGLDGSRAEHIRLSGPIVALWLLVFCLPLFIWTRDPRGRGLTAGAAVRAGLWELRTTLAGLRAHPQLWRYLLARMIFTDGLNTLFAFGGVFAAGTFGMPVAEVIMFGLILNVTAGTGAFAFGWIDDRIGAKRTVLLGLCGLVIVGVPLLLVESKLAFIVLGSILGIFFGPVQAASRSLMARIIPEGTEGEMFGLYALSGKATAFVGPWLVALITAITGSQRWGMASVLPFLVIGGLLLWLTVRDVPPDRQSR, encoded by the coding sequence ATGGCGGCTGATTCACAGCGGAATCTCGACCGCAAGTCCGTGGCGGGTTGGTGCACCTATGACTGGGCCAATTCGCCCTTCCCCGCGATCGTCCTGACTTTCGTCATCCCGGCCTACTTTACCCAGGCCGTGGTCGGTGATCCTGCGACCGCGACCACCTGGTGGGCGATCATGACCGGGACGGCGGCGCTCGCGATCGCGATCCTCAGCCCCATACTCGGCGCCGTCGCGGATCAGGGCCGTCGCCGCAAGCCGTGGCTCGGGGTCTTCACGATCATCATGGCGCTGGGCTCGGCCCTGCTCTGGTTCGTCCAGCCGGTCCCGACCGACGCAATGTTGCTGCTGGTCCTCGTGGGGGTCAGCATCGTCGCGTTTGAATTGTCGATGGTGTTCTACAACGCGTTGTTGCCCACGCTCGTACCGCAAAACTGGCTCGGGCGAATTTCGGGCTGGGCCTGGGGGCTTGGCTACTTCGGTGGCGTCGGCGGCCTGCTGCTTGTGCTGTTCGGCTTTGTGCTGGCAGACCCGCTGCCATTTGGCCTGGATGGCTCCCGGGCCGAGCATATCCGGCTCTCGGGTCCGATCGTCGCGCTCTGGCTATTGGTCTTCTGCCTGCCGTTGTTCATCTGGACGCGCGATCCGCGTGGGCGTGGCCTGACGGCTGGTGCTGCGGTACGGGCGGGCCTCTGGGAACTGCGCACCACCCTCGCCGGTCTGCGCGCGCACCCACAATTGTGGCGTTATCTGCTGGCGCGCATGATCTTCACCGACGGGCTGAACACGCTGTTTGCGTTTGGTGGGGTTTTCGCCGCGGGGACGTTCGGGATGCCCGTCGCGGAGGTGATCATGTTCGGCCTGATCCTGAATGTGACGGCGGGGACCGGCGCCTTCGCGTTCGGCTGGATCGACGACCGGATCGGTGCGAAGCGAACCGTTCTTCTGGGGCTCTGCGGGCTCGTGATCGTGGGTGTGCCGCTGTTGCTGGTCGAGTCCAAGCTCGCCTTTATTGTTCTCGGCTCGATCCTCGGCATTTTCTTCGGACCGGTCCAGGCGGCCAGTCGCTCGCTGATGGCGCGCATTATTCCCGAAGGAACCGAGGGCGAGATGTTCGGTCTCTATGCGCTTTCAGGCAAGGCCACGGCGTTCGTCGGCCCCTGGCTGGTCGCCCTGATCACGGCGATCACCGGCAGTCAGCGCTGGGGGATGGCGAGCGTCCTGCCGTTCCTTGTCATCGGCGGGCTGCTGCTCTGGCTGACCGTGCGCGATGTCCCGCCCGACCGCCAGAGCCGCTAG